The Vibrio sp. SNU_ST1 genome has a segment encoding these proteins:
- a CDS encoding pyridoxal-phosphate dependent enzyme, with amino-acid sequence MKLNNSPVTQHQYNDHTFFLKRDDKLHSHFCGNKARKFMKLLEDDHPNTTTLISYGSAQANSLFSLAALAKIKGWKLEFYVDHLPQWLQERPIGNYRGAVDLGAKVISIKETGSDLHPQQYIEQIRQPDSHCIVLPEGGRSQLSEYGVKQLAMEILSWTRFENKHDFVVALPAGTGSTALYLHKHLKVHNIPVLTCACVGGNEYLTQQFNELGETDHPQILTFKAKHHFGKLYQQDYQTWLDLQEQTDIEFDLLYDPLMWQCLEQWQQDNPTKTVIYIHQGGILGNESMLPRYQRKYPDMCISNSDGHW; translated from the coding sequence ATGAAACTAAATAATAGCCCTGTAACTCAGCATCAATACAACGATCACACCTTTTTCTTAAAGCGAGACGATAAGCTTCACTCCCACTTTTGCGGCAATAAAGCCAGAAAGTTCATGAAACTACTCGAAGACGATCACCCAAACACCACCACTCTAATAAGCTATGGGTCCGCTCAAGCTAACTCCTTGTTCTCGCTAGCCGCACTTGCAAAAATCAAAGGCTGGAAGCTTGAGTTTTACGTCGACCACCTTCCTCAATGGCTACAAGAACGTCCAATCGGCAATTACCGTGGCGCTGTAGACCTTGGGGCTAAGGTTATCTCAATCAAAGAAACAGGCTCTGATCTTCATCCACAACAATATATTGAGCAAATAAGACAGCCAGATTCTCATTGCATTGTATTGCCTGAAGGTGGGCGTTCTCAGCTTTCTGAATATGGCGTGAAGCAACTGGCGATGGAAATACTCAGCTGGACGCGCTTCGAAAACAAGCACGATTTCGTGGTTGCACTGCCAGCAGGCACCGGCAGTACTGCTCTCTATCTTCATAAGCATTTAAAAGTGCACAACATTCCGGTGTTAACCTGTGCGTGTGTGGGTGGTAATGAGTACTTAACGCAACAATTCAATGAACTTGGTGAGACCGATCACCCGCAGATTTTAACGTTCAAGGCCAAGCACCACTTTGGTAAGTTGTATCAACAGGATTATCAAACTTGGTTAGATCTACAAGAGCAAACCGACATTGAATTTGACCTGCTCTATGACCCTTTGATGTGGCAATGCTTGGAACAATGGCAACAAGACAACCCAACCAAAACCGTCATCTATATCCATCAAGGCGGCATCTTAGGCAATGAATCGATGTTGCCACGCTATCAGCGTAAGTATCCGGATATGTGTATCAGCAATAGCGACGGGCATTGGTGA
- a CDS encoding response regulator transcription factor, with amino-acid sequence MKRVLLVEDNREIAGVLFDYFECIGMELDYADNGELGLQLALENSFDIIILDLMLPRMDGLTVCNKLRDQGNATPILMLTALDSRDDMLKGFEHGADDYLTKPFDLDILEARMNALVRRYRGKVASSKLQFGELTIDQKTRKAYRQDKLLALNPTTYTILEMLCQNAPEVVTREDISYKLWEEDEPNNDVLRSHIYQLRNQLDKPFDNQMLITVPKIGFRLESSN; translated from the coding sequence ATGAAACGAGTTCTATTAGTCGAAGATAACCGTGAAATCGCAGGTGTCTTGTTTGATTATTTTGAGTGTATTGGCATGGAGCTCGACTACGCGGACAATGGTGAACTTGGCTTGCAACTCGCGTTGGAAAACTCATTTGATATCATCATATTGGATCTGATGTTGCCAAGAATGGACGGCCTCACGGTTTGTAATAAACTGCGAGACCAAGGCAACGCGACACCTATTTTGATGCTGACCGCGCTAGATAGCCGCGATGATATGTTGAAAGGGTTTGAGCATGGTGCCGATGACTATCTAACCAAACCTTTTGATTTGGATATTTTGGAAGCCAGAATGAACGCACTAGTTCGTCGTTACCGCGGAAAAGTAGCCTCTTCAAAACTTCAGTTCGGTGAACTCACCATCGACCAAAAAACCCGTAAAGCTTACCGCCAAGACAAGCTTCTTGCGCTAAACCCAACCACTTACACCATACTTGAGATGCTCTGCCAAAACGCACCGGAAGTGGTGACTCGTGAAGATATCTCCTACAAATTATGGGAAGAAGATGAACCCAATAATGATGTGCTGCGCAGTCACATCTATCAATTACGAAATCAACTCGACAAGCCTTTTGACAATCAGATGTTGATTACGGTTCCTAAAATAGGATTCCGCTTGGAGTCATCGAATTGA
- a CDS encoding LysR substrate-binding domain-containing protein, with the protein MIELKHLRTLTTLRDSGSLTATATSLHLTQSALSHQLKDLEARIGGQLFLRKTRPVKFTSEGEILLKLADEIQPQIAKAENELASLKEDVNGRLHMAIECHSCFQWLMPALKEYQVAWPSVTLDFSSGFGFEPLPALMAGELDLVITSDIQPRSEVHYEPLFDFEMRLITAINSPLAEKQSIEPQDLSDITMLSYPVQKQRLDVVKHFLQPGGVEPKKWKQADNTLMLVQMVSAGLGVAALPNWAISEFSRQGLIASKPLGKGLSRRLFAAVRNSEKDKRYLQAFFSTARQQSKSHLDGIEVV; encoded by the coding sequence ATGATAGAGCTTAAACACCTTCGAACATTGACCACCTTGAGAGACAGTGGCTCGCTAACGGCAACTGCAACTTCTCTTCATCTGACTCAGTCGGCACTTTCTCACCAATTGAAAGACCTTGAGGCCCGTATTGGCGGTCAGCTCTTTTTGCGTAAAACAAGGCCGGTTAAATTCACCTCGGAAGGCGAAATCTTGTTAAAACTGGCTGATGAGATACAGCCACAAATCGCCAAAGCTGAAAACGAACTCGCAAGCCTAAAAGAAGATGTGAATGGTCGATTGCACATGGCGATCGAGTGTCACTCATGCTTCCAATGGTTAATGCCCGCTTTGAAGGAGTACCAAGTTGCTTGGCCAAGTGTAACCCTTGATTTTTCGTCAGGGTTTGGCTTTGAACCCCTACCCGCACTAATGGCAGGCGAACTCGACTTGGTAATCACATCAGACATTCAGCCTCGCTCTGAGGTTCACTACGAACCACTCTTTGATTTTGAGATGCGTTTGATCACCGCAATCAACTCACCTTTGGCAGAAAAACAGAGCATAGAACCGCAAGATCTTAGCGATATAACCATGCTCTCTTATCCAGTTCAAAAACAGCGTCTCGATGTAGTGAAGCACTTTTTACAACCAGGTGGCGTTGAACCAAAAAAATGGAAACAAGCAGATAACACATTGATGCTGGTGCAAATGGTATCGGCCGGCTTGGGGGTTGCAGCGTTACCAAACTGGGCGATCAGTGAGTTTTCAAGACAAGGCTTGATAGCCAGCAAGCCATTGGGCAAAGGGCTTTCAAGAAGATTGTTTGCAGCGGTAAGAAATTCTGAGAAAGACAAGCGATATCTACAGGCGTTCTTTAGCACAGCAAGACAGCAAAGTAAGAGCCACCTAGACGGCATTGAAGTCGTTTAG
- a CDS encoding glycosyltransferase family 2 protein, whose translation MSELHISRPKISTSRINPTVSLSLIVPFYDEQEVLEVFHSRLTKVLDSLPITSEIVYVDDGSKDNSLDLVSSFTSINSSISVIGLSRNFGKESAMSAGLEHCRGQAVILLDADLQDPPELIPQMIAKWREGYDVVNMQRSQRDGETWFKTFSAASFYKLMNVAAKIDVPENVGDFRLLSREVVDHINQLPERNRYMKGIFSWPGFRQATIQFKRDARFCGETKWNYLKLIGLAMDGITSFSIRPLRIATAVGGLVALTAFVYGVFIVFKTMMFGEPIMGYPSMMVVQLALGGIQLLSIGLMGEYIGRIFIETKNRPLYLIQSVVDTPALKTHFKLEESA comes from the coding sequence ATGTCTGAACTTCATATTAGCCGCCCTAAAATCTCCACATCACGGATTAATCCCACTGTCTCACTATCGCTCATTGTACCGTTTTACGATGAACAAGAGGTGTTAGAAGTGTTTCATTCTCGCCTCACTAAAGTTCTCGATAGCTTACCGATTACGAGTGAGATTGTTTATGTTGACGATGGCAGCAAAGACAACAGCTTGGACTTGGTGAGTTCATTCACTTCAATCAATAGCTCAATCTCGGTGATTGGTTTAAGCCGCAACTTTGGTAAAGAGTCAGCGATGAGCGCTGGTCTTGAGCATTGCCGTGGACAAGCGGTGATTCTGCTAGATGCAGACTTACAAGATCCGCCTGAGCTTATCCCGCAAATGATCGCTAAATGGCGTGAAGGCTATGATGTAGTCAATATGCAGCGCAGCCAGCGTGATGGTGAAACGTGGTTTAAGACGTTTTCAGCAGCGAGCTTTTACAAACTAATGAATGTGGCTGCGAAGATTGATGTTCCAGAAAATGTGGGTGATTTTCGACTGTTAAGCCGAGAGGTTGTCGACCATATTAACCAACTACCTGAACGTAACCGTTACATGAAAGGCATCTTTTCTTGGCCGGGCTTTCGACAAGCAACGATTCAGTTTAAGCGCGATGCTCGCTTCTGCGGTGAAACCAAGTGGAACTACTTGAAGTTGATTGGCTTGGCGATGGATGGCATCACATCATTCTCTATCCGACCATTGCGTATTGCGACGGCCGTTGGTGGTTTAGTAGCTCTTACTGCTTTTGTGTATGGCGTTTTCATCGTATTCAAAACCATGATGTTTGGTGAACCAATCATGGGTTATCCGTCAATGATGGTCGTGCAACTTGCTCTTGGCGGCATTCAACTGTTGAGTATTGGCTTAATGGGGGAGTACATAGGTCGTATTTTCATCGAAACCAAGAATCGTCCTTTGTACCTGATCCAATCGGTGGTCGATACGCCCGCATTGAAAACACATTTTAAATTAGAGGAATCAGCATGA
- a CDS encoding DUF4250 domain-containing protein has translation MDLSNVKGFDSIILLGIVNEKLRLECDSFEELISMYEMDIESVVGKLDMLGYQYDPLTNQFKSYPR, from the coding sequence ATGGATTTAAGCAACGTCAAAGGTTTCGATAGCATTATCTTGCTTGGAATCGTGAATGAAAAACTTCGCTTAGAGTGCGATAGCTTTGAAGAGCTGATCAGTATGTATGAAATGGATATAGAAAGTGTCGTGGGCAAGCTTGATATGTTGGGCTATCAATACGACCCATTGACTAACCAGTTTAAGTCTTATCCAAGATAA
- a CDS encoding YgiQ family radical SAM protein yields the protein MDALGWDSCDIIIVTGDAYVDHPSFGMAIIGRLLEAQGFRVGIIAQPKWDNKDAFMKLGKPNLFFGITAGNMDSMINRYTSDRKLRHDDAYTPNNEGGKRPDRATLVYSQRCREAYKGTPIVLGGIEASLRRVAHYDYWSDKVRRSVLFDAKADILLFGNAERALVEVAHRIADGEDMSTLTNIRGTAINIAAAPEGFKIIDSSRIEKPNKAYVPVNPYEVETQCDTKKDEEPKAEPIVIRPSRHDSKTTAIRIPAFEKLINDRILYAHASRILHLETNPHSGRALIQRHGDRELWVNQAPIPLTTEEMDHVFGLSYARVPHPMYGKAKIPAYDMIKTSINIMRGCFGGCSFCSITEHEGRIIQNRSKESILEEIEDIKDKVPGFTGTISDLGGPTANMYRLGCSIPKAEATCRRPSCVFPKICDKLNTDHKHTIDLYRSARKIKGVKKIMIASGVRYDLAIESPEYVRELVTHHVGGYLKIAPEHTEKGPLDLMMKPGMGTYDRFKEMFEKYSAEAGKKQYLIPYFISAHPGTEDEDMLNLAMWLKKHNYECDQVQNFYPSPMCNATSMYYSETNPLKRVKYKKREDVPVPKGDRQRRLHKALLRYHDPENWKIIREALISMGKKHLIGDKANCLVPEEDFEAQTPAQRRKSGRHGSQRFATKHSKSQPGLGGESPRNHKPGGNKPKPGGKKPTGNQGNANSSNNQNAGGNNNGNGRKLATGFIKKGPGGQQSQGNGGGNSKPNRNKASNGQGGKPASNGKNRQRAAQR from the coding sequence ATGGATGCTCTTGGATGGGATAGCTGTGACATTATTATTGTAACTGGTGATGCTTATGTCGATCACCCGAGCTTTGGTATGGCTATCATTGGTCGCCTTCTTGAAGCTCAAGGATTCCGCGTGGGCATTATTGCGCAACCAAAATGGGACAATAAAGATGCCTTCATGAAGCTAGGTAAACCTAACCTATTCTTCGGCATTACAGCGGGTAACATGGACTCCATGATCAACCGCTACACCTCTGATCGCAAATTACGTCACGATGATGCTTACACTCCTAACAATGAAGGGGGTAAGCGTCCTGACCGTGCAACTCTGGTTTACTCTCAACGTTGTCGCGAAGCCTACAAAGGCACGCCAATCGTGCTTGGTGGTATTGAAGCAAGTTTGCGCCGTGTTGCTCACTACGACTACTGGTCAGATAAAGTTCGTCGTTCCGTACTGTTCGATGCGAAAGCAGACATCCTTCTTTTTGGTAATGCAGAGCGCGCGCTAGTTGAAGTGGCACACCGTATTGCTGACGGCGAAGACATGTCTACGCTGACCAATATCCGTGGTACTGCAATTAATATCGCTGCAGCCCCTGAAGGCTTCAAGATCATCGACTCTTCTCGTATCGAAAAGCCGAACAAAGCTTACGTTCCAGTGAATCCATATGAAGTGGAAACTCAATGTGATACCAAGAAGGACGAAGAGCCAAAAGCAGAACCAATCGTCATTCGTCCATCTCGCCACGACTCAAAAACAACCGCTATTCGTATACCTGCGTTTGAAAAGCTGATAAACGACCGTATTTTGTATGCACACGCTAGTCGTATTTTACACCTAGAAACCAACCCACACTCAGGCCGAGCACTCATTCAGCGCCATGGCGACCGTGAGTTATGGGTTAACCAAGCACCGATTCCTCTAACAACGGAAGAGATGGACCACGTATTTGGCCTGTCTTACGCTCGAGTTCCGCACCCAATGTACGGCAAAGCGAAGATCCCAGCATACGACATGATTAAGACATCAATTAACATCATGCGTGGTTGTTTTGGTGGGTGCTCATTCTGCTCGATTACCGAACACGAAGGCCGTATTATTCAAAACCGTTCGAAAGAATCGATTTTGGAAGAGATTGAAGACATCAAAGACAAAGTGCCAGGGTTTACCGGCACAATTTCTGACTTGGGTGGTCCGACAGCCAACATGTATCGCTTAGGTTGTTCGATTCCTAAGGCTGAAGCAACTTGTCGTCGACCTTCATGCGTATTCCCTAAGATTTGTGACAAGTTAAACACCGACCATAAACACACGATCGATTTGTATCGTTCTGCAAGAAAGATCAAGGGCGTTAAGAAGATCATGATCGCTTCTGGTGTTCGTTACGACCTAGCAATTGAATCTCCAGAATACGTTCGTGAGCTTGTAACTCACCACGTAGGTGGTTACTTGAAGATTGCTCCTGAGCATACTGAAAAAGGTCCACTGGATCTGATGATGAAACCAGGCATGGGCACTTATGATCGCTTCAAAGAAATGTTCGAGAAGTACAGCGCTGAAGCTGGCAAGAAACAGTACCTAATTCCTTACTTCATCTCGGCTCACCCGGGCACAGAAGATGAAGATATGCTTAACCTTGCAATGTGGCTGAAAAAGCACAACTACGAGTGTGACCAAGTACAGAACTTCTACCCATCGCCAATGTGTAATGCAACGTCGATGTACTACTCAGAGACCAATCCTCTGAAGCGCGTGAAATATAAGAAACGTGAAGATGTTCCTGTGCCGAAAGGCGATCGTCAACGTCGTCTGCATAAAGCACTACTCCGTTACCATGATCCGGAAAACTGGAAGATCATCCGTGAAGCGCTGATCAGCATGGGTAAAAAGCACCTAATTGGTGACAAAGCAAACTGTCTAGTACCAGAAGAAGATTTTGAAGCTCAGACACCGGCACAGCGTCGTAAGTCTGGTCGTCACGGTTCACAGCGCTTTGCGACTAAACACAGTAAGTCTCAGCCAGGTCTTGGTGGCGAAAGCCCACGCAACCACAAGCCAGGTGGCAATAAACCTAAACCGGGCGGCAAGAAGCCAACGGGTAACCAAGGTAATGCTAACAGCAGCAACAACCAAAACGCTGGTGGTAACAACAATGGTAACGGTCGTAAACTAGCGACTGGCTTCATTAAAAAAGGTCCAGGTGGTCAGCAATCGCAAGGTAATGGCGGTGGAAACAGCAAACCAAACCGTAACAAAGCGAGTAATGGTCAAGGTGGTAAACCTGCGAGTAACGGCAAGAATCGCCAACGCGCAGCACAACGTTAA
- a CDS encoding glycosyltransferase family 39 protein produces MSLNRTHLWYLLAFALVLRLLSLATYPLMDTTEARYGEMARLMVETGNWLTPQFDYGIPFWGKPPLFTWMSAIGIELFGLSEFAVRAPHWLAGFATILLVAYMAKRKGQSALVAAVVLATCGIFSIAAGAVMTDMALTLAMTIAMLGFYLCWLGGEDCKAEGSERTNKIWGYVGFVGLALGLLAKGPVAIVIMGIAVFPWLVLQHGLSGAFKVLWQRFPLLSGLGVMLAIALPWYIMAEMATPGFIDYFIVGEHFKRFVVSGWEGDLYGSAHDETRGMIWVFWIQAAAPWSIVLPILTFARRKKIVEINAENSGLFSFLVCWLISPLLLFTMAGNILPAYVLPGIPALGMLVAILVVEKDKKWFSSVALVLPVLLMIAMVYLNLGKANEKSDRIIFEQIMDSAPSFYVGKRPFSGQFYSHGQAKKLLDIEQLNGIDKFYLIGHKAEVEIKIKENALTCILEPTVKIKRALFSCHNQSNTPNFSLNHIESENDVQR; encoded by the coding sequence ATGAGCCTGAACAGAACGCACCTATGGTATTTGTTGGCTTTTGCACTGGTTTTAAGGCTCTTATCTTTGGCGACTTATCCGTTAATGGATACCACTGAAGCGCGCTATGGAGAAATGGCGCGCTTGATGGTAGAAACTGGTAATTGGTTAACCCCTCAGTTTGATTACGGTATTCCTTTTTGGGGTAAGCCACCGTTGTTCACATGGATGAGCGCTATCGGTATTGAGTTGTTTGGCTTGAGTGAGTTTGCGGTACGTGCTCCGCATTGGTTAGCAGGTTTCGCGACGATTCTATTAGTCGCGTATATGGCGAAGCGCAAGGGGCAAAGTGCCTTAGTGGCGGCTGTTGTATTGGCGACATGTGGAATTTTCTCTATCGCCGCGGGTGCTGTGATGACCGACATGGCGTTAACGTTAGCCATGACTATCGCGATGCTGGGCTTTTATTTATGTTGGCTCGGTGGAGAAGACTGTAAAGCCGAAGGAAGTGAGAGAACCAATAAAATATGGGGTTACGTTGGATTTGTAGGCTTGGCGTTGGGCCTGCTTGCAAAAGGGCCAGTTGCGATTGTGATCATGGGTATCGCAGTTTTCCCTTGGTTAGTATTACAACATGGCTTGTCTGGGGCTTTTAAAGTGTTGTGGCAACGCTTTCCACTGTTGTCAGGTTTAGGTGTCATGCTGGCGATTGCCTTGCCTTGGTACATTATGGCTGAAATGGCAACTCCAGGCTTTATTGATTACTTTATCGTAGGCGAACACTTTAAGCGTTTTGTTGTGAGTGGTTGGGAGGGCGATTTATACGGTTCTGCTCATGATGAAACCAGAGGCATGATCTGGGTGTTCTGGATTCAGGCTGCTGCGCCGTGGTCGATTGTATTACCTATTTTAACTTTCGCTCGTCGCAAGAAAATTGTGGAAATTAACGCTGAGAATAGTGGGTTGTTTTCATTCCTTGTCTGTTGGTTGATTTCGCCACTGCTTCTTTTCACTATGGCGGGCAATATTCTCCCTGCGTACGTACTGCCGGGGATTCCAGCTCTTGGGATGCTGGTTGCTATACTTGTGGTGGAAAAAGATAAGAAGTGGTTTTCGAGTGTGGCTTTGGTGCTACCTGTGTTACTGATGATTGCTATGGTTTACCTGAACCTAGGTAAGGCGAACGAGAAAAGTGACCGTATTATTTTTGAACAGATTATGGATTCTGCGCCAAGTTTTTATGTGGGTAAACGACCATTCTCAGGGCAATTTTACAGTCATGGGCAAGCGAAAAAGCTTCTTGATATCGAGCAACTAAATGGCATCGATAAATTCTATTTGATCGGCCATAAAGCGGAAGTGGAAATTAAGATCAAAGAGAACGCATTAACGTGTATTCTGGAACCGACGGTCAAGATTAAGCGTGCTTTGTTCAGCTGCCATAACCAGAGCAACACACCAAATTTTTCGTTGAATCATATTGAAAGTGAAAATGATGTTCAGCGCTAA
- a CDS encoding HAMP domain-containing sensor histidine kinase → MISNFLTSTKTLTGRLAVFFGLMAVIVSAFVYVVFVAALYMSEDRVGERRILIDRNYAVGLFQAGESGELRIDDLTVAYNDPSFVPPEYYKLIANKESFLGEIGEEPESRMVYVGEYSDKGKTHPIILLSEIDRVEFAISELVYATAFVLTLLSILIFSFGALLYRLSKRLIEPFNSLSEQLESNKLNLNEEFGVSDDAAVEFRQLTDQLNQYRREINSLLKREQAFARYSSHELRTPLTVARGANKLLLRSETTEFQSRQVERIDEAIIQMSEMVDALLGLVRYERNSDDAPLRLFSQQELEAIVSKNSLQADEKQVEISLHIQSEPIIQATSAIMNMLVGNLLRNAIAATNSGTVTVTLSEQSIVIEDQGEGLQEQYNPNGHGLGLLIVDDLCQRFHWEFELVNRNSGGCTARIAFQTDSSLSTLKQANS, encoded by the coding sequence TTGATTTCCAACTTTCTGACAAGCACTAAAACCCTCACCGGCCGCTTAGCTGTTTTCTTTGGGCTAATGGCCGTGATTGTGTCTGCGTTCGTCTATGTGGTTTTTGTTGCCGCGCTCTACATGTCTGAAGATCGAGTCGGTGAAAGACGCATCTTGATTGACCGCAATTACGCCGTCGGATTATTCCAAGCCGGAGAAAGTGGTGAGTTAAGAATTGATGACCTGACCGTCGCCTATAACGATCCGTCATTCGTACCTCCCGAATATTATAAGCTCATTGCAAATAAAGAGAGCTTTCTCGGAGAGATCGGCGAAGAGCCAGAGTCACGAATGGTCTATGTAGGTGAATATTCTGACAAAGGAAAAACCCACCCAATAATCCTACTTTCCGAAATAGACCGTGTTGAATTTGCTATTTCTGAACTTGTGTACGCGACCGCCTTCGTGCTCACGTTACTTTCTATCTTAATTTTTAGTTTTGGTGCTCTGCTCTATCGACTGTCAAAACGACTGATTGAGCCATTCAACTCTTTGTCTGAGCAGCTTGAATCGAATAAGCTCAACCTCAACGAAGAGTTTGGTGTGAGTGATGATGCGGCAGTTGAATTTCGTCAGCTAACAGATCAACTGAATCAGTATCGTCGAGAGATCAACTCCTTGCTCAAGCGTGAACAAGCCTTTGCTCGATACTCCAGCCATGAGTTAAGAACACCACTAACTGTTGCTCGTGGTGCGAATAAATTGCTATTAAGAAGCGAAACAACGGAATTTCAATCTCGTCAGGTCGAACGCATTGATGAAGCCATTATCCAGATGTCAGAAATGGTCGATGCCCTGCTCGGTTTAGTCCGTTATGAAAGAAACAGTGACGATGCACCGCTGCGTTTGTTTAGTCAGCAAGAGTTGGAAGCTATCGTTTCCAAGAATTCATTACAAGCAGATGAGAAGCAAGTCGAGATATCCCTTCACATTCAATCTGAGCCTATAATTCAAGCCACAAGCGCGATAATGAACATGTTGGTCGGAAACTTGTTGAGAAATGCCATTGCAGCGACCAATAGTGGCACTGTCACGGTTACCCTGTCCGAACAGAGTATTGTGATTGAAGACCAAGGCGAAGGCCTTCAGGAACAGTACAACCCAAACGGTCATGGATTAGGTTTATTGATTGTCGACGACTTGTGCCAACGCTTCCATTGGGAGTTTGAGTTGGTCAATCGCAACTCTGGAGGGTGCACTGCAAGAATCGCCTTTCAGACAGATTCCTCCTTATCCACATTAAAGCAAGCAAACTCATAA
- a CDS encoding D-amino acid dehydrogenase, translated as MEVIVIGSGVIGLTSAWYLAKEGHSVTVIDRQDSSGKETSFANAGQISYGYSSPWAAPGIPLKAMKWLTQEHAPLKVKPSLSPELVAWATKMLANCNEAKYAMNKSRMLRVANFSRECLTHLRTSEDLAYEGRQKGTLQVFRSEKQLDAIQQDMKLLKESGIEHSLFDVDQCLSVESGLADVKDKLVGGLYLPHDETGDCHQFCLTLTEKAKQLGVQFVFDTEVVKLNYQNQTIESITTTQGEFKADAYVVASGSYSRDLLKQVDLSIPVYPVKGYSLTLPIANADKSPTSTVMDETYKVAMTRFDDRIRIAGTAELAGFNYLIPEKRKATIDMVIKDLFPQAGDFSKAEYWTGLRPMTPDGTPIIGKTPIKNLFTNTGHGTLGWTMACGSGKILASVVSNCDTNIKVDDLSICRYL; from the coding sequence ATGGAAGTTATTGTAATTGGCAGTGGTGTTATTGGATTGACTAGTGCTTGGTACCTGGCGAAGGAAGGTCACTCGGTCACAGTTATTGATCGTCAAGATAGCAGTGGTAAAGAAACCAGTTTTGCGAATGCAGGGCAAATCTCTTATGGCTATTCTTCACCATGGGCAGCACCGGGTATCCCATTGAAAGCGATGAAGTGGCTTACCCAAGAGCATGCGCCTCTAAAAGTGAAACCGTCACTTTCTCCGGAATTAGTTGCTTGGGCGACTAAGATGCTGGCCAACTGTAACGAAGCCAAGTACGCCATGAATAAGTCACGCATGTTAAGAGTGGCAAACTTCAGTCGAGAGTGTCTCACTCATCTAAGAACCAGTGAAGATTTGGCTTATGAGGGCAGGCAGAAAGGCACCTTGCAAGTATTCAGAAGCGAGAAGCAACTCGATGCTATTCAGCAAGATATGAAGCTGTTGAAAGAGAGTGGGATCGAGCACTCGCTGTTTGATGTTGACCAGTGTCTGTCAGTGGAGTCGGGTTTAGCGGACGTTAAAGACAAGCTGGTGGGCGGCTTATACTTACCTCATGATGAAACCGGTGATTGTCATCAGTTCTGTTTAACCTTGACTGAGAAAGCCAAGCAACTCGGTGTTCAGTTCGTGTTTGATACAGAAGTGGTCAAGCTCAATTATCAGAATCAAACCATTGAGAGTATTACAACGACTCAAGGCGAGTTTAAAGCGGACGCTTACGTGGTCGCATCGGGCAGTTATTCTCGAGACTTGCTTAAGCAAGTGGACTTGTCTATTCCTGTGTATCCAGTGAAAGGGTATTCGTTAACACTACCGATTGCGAATGCAGATAAGTCACCAACCTCGACTGTTATGGATGAAACCTACAAAGTAGCGATGACTCGTTTTGATGACCGAATTCGTATTGCGGGTACGGCAGAGCTTGCGGGTTTTAATTATCTTATCCCTGAAAAACGCAAAGCCACGATCGATATGGTGATAAAAGATCTTTTCCCACAAGCGGGTGACTTTTCTAAGGCTGAATACTGGACTGGATTAAGGCCAATGACGCCGGATGGCACGCCTATTATCGGTAAAACTCCGATTAAGAATCTGTTTACCAATACGGGCCATGGAACATTAGGTTGGACAATGGCATGTGGCTCTGGAAAGATCTTGGCAAGCGTCGTGAGTAACTGTGATACCAACATAAAAGTAGATGATTTGAGTATTTGTCGTTACCTTTAA